TAATACATCACCATCTAATAGTGTATGTAATGCCTAATAAATTGACTGTATAACCATCCTGTTGTTTTATTTCATCTCTGTTTTGCGCCGAACAAGAATTTATCAGTCtggttttaacagggctctctccgtcactcgtttcatacaatcttagttccaatttcatttgaatattaagcaaccaaagtccatgaaattttgcagacatattctagaaactaatatctgtgtctgtggtgttttagatttttctaaaaatatgtagttttaaaattacaggcgctcaaagatttgtatgaaatttttaagaccgcgtaactttgaaaccgaatattttaacagaaatctggtaaaccacagacatagatattagtttctagaatatgtctgcaaaatttcatggactttggttgcttaatattcaaatgaaattggaactacgattgtatgaaacgagtgacggagagagccctcttaatgacaTTGTAATATCGCTGGGTAGtgacattataaaaaatctaggCATTTAGCCAATGTCTAtgtcataacagctatctgcatgcctttcagctcgATTCGACAAATAGTTTAaagggcaagcgacgggtctgcccgcgaaattcaaattttatttggtttttcgcaatttgtaaactaatacgacaaagtaggcttatgacattctagttgcgacaatggcagtatcatttccacgtgtttatataaaaatctttacttgaaagggtccagtttaagaaattagctctagtatcgactaatttgtgagttacagtcgatactagagctaatttcttaaactggaccctttcaagtgaagatttttatataaataggtggggatgatactgttactgtcgcaaatagaatgtcataagcctactttgtcgtattagtttaaaatttgaatttcgcgcgCAGACCCGTCCATCTTAAGCTGcgcgttgatggatcagtcagtaACTTTCTCCTTtcatatatctatacatataataaaattgtagaaaagtggtgtctgtacaatggaaatatattaaaaaaaatagcaggggttgttattatatcgatgccgaacccgaaattgtaattaatttttttttgtctgtttgtctgtgtgtttgtgcacgctaatatcagaaacggcttattcgatttagatacggttttcactaatatattgtagtaagcttcacttaacatttagtgtttattttatgtcaatcggttcataaataaaaaagttatgtcaatttaaagaatcacggcgaacatttttaacgtacatgctgcccgaaaagtcactattccacgcgaacgaagtcgcgggcatagctAGTTTTATAATAGAATTACGTATCCCAGTCGTTCCGAAGGTTGAATCAACAGATGGCGCTGTGTGGCTCTGCAGCGCGCTCTTATTCATTATATGCTAAAAACATGTAAAGGTAACACGTGTACAGCTTTCCTGAAATAATGCCGAAAGAAAAACATAAGAAGTATTGAACTTGAAATATCACAACACTATACAATTTTTGGACCCCGCCATCGGGGTAAGTAACTCCTGATCATCAATGATTGCGGACTGGATACCATTCCCTActctagtttttagggttccgtacctcaaaaggaaaaacggaacccttataagatcactttgttgtctgtctgtctgtcaagaaacctatagggtacttcccgttgacctagaatcatgaaatttggtaggtaggtaggtcttatagcccaagtacaggaataaatctgaaaaccgcgaatttgtggttacataatttaaaaaaattaacacgtgttatagttttcaaagataactatatcaagtggggtatcatatgaaagggcttttacctgtgctttctaaaacagatttttatttatttttatgtataatagtttttgatttatcgtgcaaaatgttggaaaaatacccgagaacggaatcctcagtgcgcgagtctgactcgcacttggccggtttttcgtcTATTCACCAGCAATGTATAGTGTCACCAATTTATATGTGATCTGAAGGATGTCGCTAAAATAAAGACAATAAATTTTGTCAgattcattttattttccattttgttgataaaattacaaataaatctTAAATACTATTACAGACAACGTATAACAGAGTGGGCAGGCCTATTCAGTTAAGGAGTTAAGTtacgaaattcaaaattaatgtggttttttgcaatttataaacaaatacgacaaagtaggctcatggcattctaattccgccaatggcagtatcatcctcacgggattacataaaaatctttacttgaaagggtccagtttaaggaattagctctagtatcgactaatttgtgagttatagtcgatactagagctaatttctgaAACtcgaccctttcaagtaaagatttttatataaacctgtgaggatgatactgccattggcgcaattaaaatgccataagcctacgttgtcgtattagtttacaaacacggcccaacagtgtaaccgattctgacgaaatttggtacaaggttagcttatatcccggggacagacataggctactttttatcccggaaaatcaaatagttcccgcgggattcctaaagaatCATCcacttaatcgatttgtatgaaatttggtaccgaagtagctcgcgtccctgtaatcgaaataggcatctttttatcccggaaaatcaaacagttcccacgggatctataaagtttaaatccacgcggacgaagtcgcgggcatcctctagtacaataTAACTAATCAATTAATTCTAAGGACACTTCCTCTCCAACTGTCCCTTCCCGCCTTCGTCGTATTCCTGCGAAGAGATCCACATCTGTTGGAACGAACCGATCGACGCTAATATAGATCCCCCTGAAACAAGAAATatacaatttgtttttttttttttttaaagtactgtAGGCCGTAAcgtcgcgaggaaacctgcatgcctgagtgttctccaAGGTTCTTAGGtttaacccattgccggcccactagtaagcacgggtctcttctcagtgtgagaagggtttaggccatagtctgccacgctggcccaatgcggattggcagacttcacacacctttgagaacatggagaactctcaggcatgcaggtttccccacgatgtttttcttcaccgttaaagcaaatgatatttaattgcttaaaacgcacataactgaaaagtagaggtgcgtggccgggaccgaacccccgacctccgattaggagccaGACGTTGTAACGACTAGGCTACCACAGCTTTTATACAAATACTGCTACTATACAAGATAATCGTAACTCACCAATCCAAGCAGCGAACCGCCTCTCATGGTGGGCGGGCGGCGCGCTGGTCTTCAGCCTGTGGGCGGAGGGCGCGCGGCTGCTCAGCTCCTTGCTCAGGCGCTCCATCCACCCCGTGACGCAGGCCCCGCCCCCGCACGCCACCACCGCGCCCCACAGCGCCGCTCTGGCGTCCGCGTCGCAGGCGGACGCTGCTGCGCATActgaaaacgaaaaaaaaaatcaaaaatccggttcgaaggaccaaaaaGTACGACTATGTCTATGTAAGTGTATAGTATGGGAATGTGAAAAATGCGCTTCCAAACATTATACTAACCTAATTTACGAGTGAAACGTTCAAGTGTGTGGTATTATACAACTAGAGTTGGCGAATTGTAAACAGTTTAGGTGTTATAAAGTAGATGATAGTTAAGTAATGGGGAATTCGTAATGCACCATTGGGAATACGGCGGGTGGCGGTACATCCGTTGAACACTGATTCTGATCTGAATAAtaatccggttcgaaggactaAAAATGCACAAAAAGTGAGAATATCATCCTTATGATGCTAATTGAAAGGACGGTTACTATTATGATGACATCATCAATCATTCACATTTTAAGATGCGTACGATGCAGCCGACGCTTTATGATGTCGTCATTCATTCCTATTGAAAATGTTGGTTGAAAGCTTTGCTATCAATCAATAACGATTGATAGCAAAACTTTCAAGATAAGTACTGCAAGCGCGTGGACTATTATACTACAGGTGGTAGATATTGTAGAAGTGGCGCCACCTAGTTTGCGACTTGAATACTAAAGGGTGTTAGGAAGATAATTACCTAAGTGCGGCGCGCCCAGGTTTTGCTCGAACAGGCATTCGGTGAGCTTAAAGCACTCGAGACCTAAGTCCTTCTGGTAGCCGCCGGGAAAATCGTAGTGCACTATCGAGAATGTGGCGGCGTTGCATTCATCGTTCAATAAATCTAATCGGTGCTAAAcaatccggttcgaaggaccaaaaaATGCGAAGTAAAATCATCTTCCTTACGACGCTAATTGAAAAGACGGTTACTATTACGATGACGTCATTCACATTTTAAGCACTGAGAATGTTGACAGAAAGTTGTGCTACCAAAACCTGAGAGTGCAACCTGCAAGCGCGTGGTATTATACAAGTGGCGCCACCTAGTTTACAACCTGAATACTAAAGGGTGTTAGGAAGATAGTTACCTAAGTGCGGAGCGCCCAGGTTTTGCTCGAACAGGCATTCGGTGAGCTTGAAGCGCTCGGGGCCGAAGTCCTGGTGGTAGCCGCCGGGGAACTCGTAGTGCACCATGGGGAACGTGGCGGCCGTGCGTTCGTCGTACACTGATTCTGATACCTGGAATGGTTAAGAATATACACGGTGAAATTTTAGTGgtttagggtgagatctatagggcgcactttgcttagacatatgacactgttaaaacgagacagtgctaTTATGCAGCTTATAGTGTCTCGGTCGGTCTAGTGCTTAGCATGTTTGACTGCAGATGAAgaaggtcctgggttcgattcccgagtTGGGTCAAAAAATTTGCCAGGCATTGgatttttctgttaagaaattctcaatACCTACAACTCGGAGTTAGAATGTTGGCTGTGTTACAACACCGTGGCTCGGAGAGCACGTGAAGCCGTCGGTCCGCTGGTATCTCTGcatctctccggtcgtgtcggatttccgtcccatcagGCTACGAGAGTGAGGGAATTGAGATTGCACCCGTGTTATAATatctccacttttaatatgggtaccttcaagtcaagagtgaataggttacttctaggcaagcgcgctctatcttaagctgcatcatcacttgctagcagatgAATACAGTCTAAATAGAatagagaatagaatagaatagatttttattcaaataaacttttacaagtgcttttgaatcgtcaaataatttaccacggtaatttaccaaataaaaataaaaaaaactcccGCGCAGTTAAAATCTCCATGGAGATTGACCGCCGTGGCCGAAGTTCGGCCGGGATGGTATATGCCATACCTGCGCCACGCAATGCACGAAGTCGTCGTACTGTCGCTTCAGCATACATTGCTGCCAGGAAGTCGTAAGCCACACGGGTAGTGTCTCggttggtctagtggttagcatgttcgactatAGATGACGAAGGtgctgggttcgattcccggctcggatcaaaaaaattgtattggattggatttttctgttaagaaattctcaatAACCACAGCCCGGAGTTAGGCAGTTGGCGTTATTTCGACACCGTGGCTCGGAGAATGTGCTCTCCGAGCCACGGTCCGCTGGTGTCTCTCCGAtagtgtcggatttccgtcccatcgtgctatgagagtgagggaatagagagtgcaccgaTCGGGAGGGTATATACCTGCGCCACGCAATGCACGAAGTCTTCGTACTGTCGCTTCAGCATATATTGCTGCCAGGAAGTCGTAAGCCCCGCGGGTAGAGTTTTCACCGTGTACTTGGCCCGCTCGCGCTCGCGAATCACTTCTTTACTCTGaaagtatttattaatttattatttacatacattAGCCCTAAGGCCTccttcgcacgagagcttttttaacgtccgttaaaaaagcgttcaaatagaacaaatgcattcccaagtatctgttcacacgtcaacgcttttttaacgcgcactttgtatcgtcagcgcaacgccgggttttaacgcaacgcttttattaacgctcgtgcgaattaaggcttattcacacgagcgttaaaaaaattaacaagaaattgataaaaaagatGCAAATGCTTGGAAAAAAGAACTAGCACAACGGATGATGGATGAACTCACCGCTATACTGTAAATGGGCAGCATTTGTATGTGTAAGTTATTGAGCATGTTCTTCGCTTGTGCCGCTAAGTGGTCACCGCCAACTGGCGACCTCACTGCTGCGCTTACTAAGGCATACCTGGAATAGAAAAAAGTCAGTGGAGACTGCCGACaaaaaaacttacaactatgaaataacagtgattttagggttctgtaccgctaaatcataccggaacgctaaatcgcttggcggcacggctttgccggtagggtggtaactagccacggccgaagcctcctaccagaccagatcagtgatataaaaattgtaaaatccCAATCCCTGCCGataatcgaacctgggacctcccactagtGAGAACATTACCACTGTGCCGCGAAGGtcgcctatgtccagcagtggacagcGCATGCTGTCAAGCGAAGACGCCTGGCAACgatatagccaaatgctgaggGCTATAATGATTAGAAGagaagagaaagaaaaagaagaaaatcgaCATTTAGGAGGTCAGCATGAAGTAATGCCACGCAGATCCATGCTCATCTTGTACGgcatggggaggttattttagtccgagCGAAACagacacaccctgccagccgGCAGAAGTCCATAGGGATTTTTccctcccccgaagaaaaaaaaccggccacgtgcgagtcatgctcgcgcactgagggttccgtactaaagtattttttccaacattttgcacaataaatcaaaaactatcatacataaaaataaatgaaaatctgttttataatgtatgcgtaaagccctttcatatgataccccacttggagtagttatcttactttgataattgaaacacattttaattttttttaatgatgtaaccacaaattcgcggttttcagatttattcctgtacttgtgctataagacctacctacctgccaaattttatgattctaggtcaacgggaagtaccctataggtttcttaacagacagacagacagacaacaaagtgatcctataagggttccgtttttccttttgaggtacagaaccctaaaaaagtagtGGATGTCTATCAGTAAACGATGTATCTTACCCATCTATAACGGGCACAGCGGAGGTCTGGCTGGCGCCCGCGTCAACCACCAACGCGGTGGACTTGCCATTGGCGAACGCCGCCAACACCGCGTTCTTGACAAGGAAGAACGCTGGCGCCTGGTACTTCTCGAAGAGCAGTTCCGCCAGCTTTTCTCTAGCTGGTCTGGTCGTCCAGACAGCTTCTGTGAATAGCGCTGGGTGGTGCTCTGATGGTGATCTTATAACctggaattaatttttttttaggctctATATCTTCAgacaaacaagataaagttgaaaactaaaacctgactgtgattgtcttaataaatgctgaaatattatagtaaaattgtttttctgtcgcttggtatattattttaatgttgcacatttgacaccccactcgatacaaaagcaaaaaaatttttggaaaccccactttttttgatgtaacatccgctaggtcaatttttttcgtataaaatgtagcctatgttacttggacctttacaacgaatcgattgacacctcattcatcaaaatcggcccagtagtttaggcgctacggtggaacacacagaatctggatacaaacatacacacacacatacatcatagactgctaaaatcataacccttccttttggctttgccgcagtcgggtaaaataaGAACCCTTACATAGAATCTAGGACACCTATATAGTACCTATATATAATACCTAGGACCCTCTAGGACCTAGGACACCTATATAATACTTAGGGCCCTTtttggtctgatgggaggcttagctgtggctagttaccacccaacTGGCAAAGCCACCAAACGATTAAGTGTTCAGGTAtgatgccgtgtggaaaccaaaggggtatgggtttaattaaaactgccataccccttccaggttagcccgattccatcttaagactgtatcatcacttaccaccaggtgagattgcagtcaagggccaacttgtatctgagtaaaaaacaaaggatcactttgttgtccatctgtctgtctgtttgtcaagacCCTTTTCTCACAAATGTGTGGTGGTATCGAGTCgaaattaatatgaaatactCTGGTCTACAATCCTTTGGAGCTGTGCAAAAATCAAACTTCTAAGTCAACCCAATCATAAAATACAGCCTTTTCTGCAGcttattttgacatttttaatataattaatataattataaatatgttACCTATTGCACACCATTATAATGGTAAATACACTGTAACTGGAAAACTTTTGTACCACCTACTGTAAAATgtgtatttgcaataaataaattatgattatgatatttgacagatgtcaatTCAGGATTAAACCAGGagcttcctcactctagttcactctaacTAGGCTATCATGGTTGTTAGTGTGCTGTGTCTAACCTTTTAggagtttaactaacttgttacaaataactacagacttgacattggctaatctttgtaaagccagacgagagagaaaaaaaaaaaccttagaGTAGCAATAATCAAGCATCTTCTCAAATAAGTCCCAGTTGTCCACCTGCCCGTCTTTCATATATGTCTGGACCTCCATGTTAGGTCTCGGAACGTGTAACTCAGTGACGTCTATGTAGTATCTGAGCTCATCCTTCTTGGTGgctgaaaattaatataaaactatacatataaaaggaaaaactgactgactaactgatctatcaacacacagctcaaactactggacagatcgggttGAAATAtcacatgcagatagctattatgacatagacaacAGCTAAGAATGGTTTATCAGAAATTTAGCCTctaagggtgtaaaataggggtttgaaatttgtgtagtccacgcagaagAAGTCACAGACACAAGCTAGTAGCTAGAGGGCATTCAATAAAAAGTAAACCAACTTCAAAAGCACTGAAaggtaattgttttttttaaatgattatgtaggtatttaaaccCAGTaattatccatattataaaaaatgcgaaagcgtaaatttattggtttgtctttcaatcataTTGCAATGGAGAAACAGATGGACATGATTTTTTGCCTGGGTATAGACTATAGTTAGACAAAACTATGAATAAAATCTAAACTAGCTGATATTAAAAGAGTACTAGGTATTTGGAACATGTCTATTTCTAGATAAATAGTAGACCTAAACTATGTTATGAATCTAGTTTTGTTCTATTGCAGCAAAAAACGAGAAATG
The DNA window shown above is from Maniola jurtina chromosome 27, ilManJurt1.1, whole genome shotgun sequence and carries:
- the LOC123879141 gene encoding actin-like protein 6A, giving the protein MSGPNGMLYGGDEIGALVFDPGHHSLRVGYAQEDTPKADIPAVIGVGPATHIPDAEEKVPDGNVTQTATKKDELRYYIDVTELHVPRPNMEVQTYMKDGQVDNWDLFEKMLDYCYSKVIRSPSEHHPALFTEAVWTTRPAREKLAELLFEKYQAPAFFLVKNAVLAAFANGKSTALVVDAGASQTSAVPVIDGYALVSAAVRSPVGGDHLAAQAKNMLNNLHIQMLPIYSIASKEVIRERERAKYTVKTLPAGLTTSWQQYMLKRQYEDFVHCVAQVSESVYDERTAATFPMVHYEFPGGYHQDFGPERFKLTECLFEQNLGAPHLVCAAASACDADARAALWGAVVACGGGACVTGWMERLSKELSSRAPSAHRLKTSAPPAHHERRFAAWIGGSILASIGSFQQMWISSQEYDEGGKGQLERKCP